One genomic region from Anabaena sp. PCC 7108 encodes:
- a CDS encoding HNH endonuclease: MGKVLVLNASYEPLNITSWRRAIVLLIKGKAEHVEHNGKFIYSDFPLPTVIRLRHYVRVPYKEIPLTRRNILHRDSHTCQYCGYTGDELTLDHVMPRSRGGGDTWENIVTACVRCNVKKGCRTPQEARMPLRHQPRQPHSSLYFEVTKHLKSGLHQEWQKYVIGL; the protein is encoded by the coding sequence ATGGGGAAGGTTTTAGTCCTAAACGCCTCCTACGAACCTCTCAACATCACGAGTTGGCGACGTGCCATAGTTTTGTTGATTAAAGGCAAAGCCGAACACGTAGAACATAACGGTAAATTTATCTACTCTGATTTTCCATTGCCAACCGTCATTCGGTTACGGCACTACGTACGTGTTCCTTATAAAGAAATTCCTCTGACTCGCCGGAATATATTGCATCGTGACAGTCATACTTGTCAATACTGCGGCTACACAGGAGATGAGTTGACTTTAGATCATGTAATGCCGCGATCGCGTGGCGGAGGTGACACATGGGAAAATATTGTTACCGCCTGTGTACGCTGCAACGTCAAAAAAGGCTGCCGTACACCTCAAGAAGCCCGTATGCCCTTGCGTCATCAACCTCGTCAACCTCATAGCAGTCTGTACTTCGAGGTGACAAAACATCTGAAGAGTGGACTTCACCAAGAGTGGCAAAAATATGTAATAGGACTTTGA
- the alr gene encoding alanine racemase codes for MLSRKQTPSFADHQERDTYAWFSQRAWVEIDLGALSYNVKQLVKFLSPCTQLMAVVKADAYGHGAVTVAKTVLEAGASWLGVATVPEGIQLREGGIKAPILILGAINTKEQIQAIAHWQLQPTLCGPKQALIFSNTLEAINYNSPIPVHIKLDTGMSRLGTNWQEAADFVQLVQRLPHLDIASIYSHLATADNPDATVMEKQHQRFEEAIAQIKSRGIKIPSLHLANSAATLADPRLHYDMVRAGLAIYGLYPAPHLQNEIKLQPVLQLKARVTYVKNIAEGTGVSYGHHFIANREMRLAVVGIGYADGVPRSLSGQMQVLLRGQRVQQIGAITMDQIMLDVSSIPDVQEGEIVTLLGEQGKEKITADDWADQLNTISWEILCGFKHRLPRVAIM; via the coding sequence ATGTTAAGTCGCAAACAAACCCCTAGTTTTGCTGATCATCAGGAACGTGATACCTACGCTTGGTTTTCTCAACGTGCTTGGGTAGAAATTGATTTAGGGGCTTTATCCTATAATGTCAAGCAGTTAGTAAAATTTTTATCACCATGCACCCAGTTAATGGCAGTAGTAAAAGCTGATGCCTATGGGCATGGGGCGGTAACAGTGGCTAAAACAGTATTGGAAGCTGGTGCAAGTTGGTTGGGAGTAGCGACAGTTCCCGAAGGGATTCAATTGCGAGAAGGTGGCATAAAAGCGCCGATTCTGATTCTAGGGGCAATTAATACAAAAGAACAAATTCAGGCGATCGCTCATTGGCAACTTCAGCCGACATTATGCGGACCAAAACAAGCTTTAATATTTTCTAATACATTAGAAGCTATTAACTATAATTCTCCTATACCTGTACATATTAAATTAGACACGGGGATGTCAAGACTAGGCACAAACTGGCAAGAAGCCGCTGATTTTGTGCAGCTAGTACAAAGATTACCTCATTTGGATATTGCCAGCATTTATTCTCACCTCGCTACAGCAGATAATCCTGATGCTACAGTCATGGAAAAACAGCATCAACGATTTGAAGAAGCCATTGCACAGATCAAATCTAGAGGTATCAAAATCCCCAGTTTGCATTTAGCCAACTCAGCCGCTACCCTTGCAGATCCGAGATTGCACTATGACATGGTGCGTGCGGGTTTGGCTATTTATGGACTCTATCCTGCACCCCACCTACAAAATGAAATCAAACTGCAACCAGTTTTACAACTCAAAGCAAGAGTTACCTATGTAAAAAATATTGCTGAGGGAACGGGTGTTAGCTATGGTCATCATTTTATTGCTAACAGAGAAATGCGTCTGGCTGTAGTCGGTATTGGTTATGCAGATGGAGTTCCCCGCAGTCTTTCTGGACAAATGCAAGTTTTACTCCGTGGCCAACGTGTGCAGCAAATAGGTGCAATTACAATGGATCAAATTATGTTAGATGTGAGTTCTATTCCTGATGTGCAAGAGGGAGAAATAGTCACCTTACTGGGAGAACAGGGAAAAGAAAAAATCACAGCTGATGATTGGGCAGATCAATTAAATACCATTTCTTGGGAAATTCTCTGCGGTTTCAAGCATCGTTTACCTCGTGTAGCGATTATGTAA